DNA sequence from the Novipirellula galeiformis genome:
GGGTCGATCCCCAGCCCTCCTTCCCGCTCATTCCATTCACACCCTCTCTTGCTTGAATCCCGGATCCTCTCCCCATGTTTACACTTCGTTCCACCGGTCCACGCATCCTCTTGGGCTGCCTGGGGATGATGCTTGCCTGCTCGCTTGCCCTCACGATCGGATCGCAAATCAAGTACAAACCCTACGGAGTCCCCGACCATCGCCGATCCGAGTATGACACGATCCTGAGGAAGCTTGCCAAGCAGAGCCAAGCAATCGCGGAAGCCAAGCTAGGGAAAAACCCAATCGCGAAGCTGGAACAAAGCGAATACGACTTTGGTTTACTGGCCCCTGGAACCGCAGGCGCCAAGCACGACTTCTTGATTCACAACGAGGGTCAAGATGATCTCGTCCTGAGCTCAGTGGGAAGCAGTTGCAAGTGTACGGTGGCAACGATCGAGGACCGGATTGTTCCGCCGGGTGAATCTCGCCCCGTGACGCTGGTCTGGAACGTCGGCGAGGATCTCAGCGACGAATACGAACAGACCGCGTTGATTGAAACGAATGATCCCAGCAAACCACGCATCGAGTTGAAGGTCCGCGGCAGGGTTCGTTCAAGATGGGCGGTTAGCTCGAGCGACTTGGTCCATCTCAAAGGCAGTGCCCATCGAGCGATCGAAGCCTCGTGCATCTTGTACAGCCAGGTGTTCGAAGACTTTGTGATCCTCGAGACAGAATCTTCCTCTGGAGCAATCCAAGTCGCGACCGAGCCAGCCGATCCGCTCGACCTCAGCCCGCTCCAGGGACGCTGTGGATACAAGGTCAACATTCACTATCGCGCGCCAACAAAACACACCGGTCATTTTCAAGAACAGGTTCGCGTGTGTGTCTTGGACACCCAAACCGAGGCGACCGAGTGGATGGAATTGCCAATCCGCGGAACGATCGGAAAGCCACTCATTTTCCACGGCCCCGAACTCGACGCGAGCGGGCTAGACCTCGGCACCGTGGAAGTGGGGGATAAAAGGGAATGGTCCTTTTTTGTTCGCTTTCGAACCGAAAATATCGTCACCGATGCGGTGGTCCGCAAAGTGGCTCCGCCGGGCTTGGTGGCGGCGGTGGAACCGGTCAAGCGAGTCAAGAACACCTTTCGAGTCACGTTGAAGTTGGCGACGGATGCTAAACCACACCGATTTTATTTCGACGAACAAGGCTATGTCGAAATCAGCAACCGGGATGACCCAACCCAGGGCGATTGGATGTCGTTGTCGGGGCAAATCATTTCACCCGCAAACAAGAGCTTCGT
Encoded proteins:
- a CDS encoding DUF1573 domain-containing protein; translated protein: MFTLRSTGPRILLGCLGMMLACSLALTIGSQIKYKPYGVPDHRRSEYDTILRKLAKQSQAIAEAKLGKNPIAKLEQSEYDFGLLAPGTAGAKHDFLIHNEGQDDLVLSSVGSSCKCTVATIEDRIVPPGESRPVTLVWNVGEDLSDEYEQTALIETNDPSKPRIELKVRGRVRSRWAVSSSDLVHLKGSAHRAIEASCILYSQVFEDFVILETESSSGAIQVATEPADPLDLSPLQGRCGYKVNIHYRAPTKHTGHFQEQVRVCVLDTQTEATEWMELPIRGTIGKPLIFHGPELDASGLDLGTVEVGDKREWSFFVRFRTENIVTDAVVRKVAPPGLVAAVEPVKRVKNTFRVTLKLATDAKPHRFYFDEQGYVEISNRDDPTQGDWMSLSGQIISPANKSFVGR